Proteins from one Gammaproteobacteria bacterium genomic window:
- a CDS encoding tetratricopeptide repeat protein, which yields MCNLHAIQRCLIAFAITSILQACGVGPPVKQPLPEPPPPPAQYIPREAGPSASPVVALLDKAQIAEQAGRLEDAAATLERAVRIDPYDPMAWQMLARVRLAQGDGSQAEAMAARSNSLMYDDETSQRENWRIIAQARRTRGDEQGARAAERQAGI from the coding sequence ATGTGCAACTTGCACGCCATTCAACGCTGCCTGATCGCCTTTGCGATCACGTCCATATTGCAGGCTTGCGGGGTAGGGCCGCCGGTGAAACAACCGTTGCCCGAACCGCCGCCGCCGCCCGCGCAGTACATCCCGCGCGAAGCCGGACCCTCGGCGTCGCCGGTGGTGGCATTGTTGGACAAAGCCCAAATCGCGGAGCAGGCCGGCCGCCTTGAGGACGCCGCCGCCACCCTGGAGCGTGCGGTGCGCATCGACCCCTACGATCCCATGGCCTGGCAGATGCTGGCCAGGGTACGGCTTGCGCAGGGCGACGGGAGCCAGGCCGAAGCCATGGCCGCCAGATCAAACAGTCTGATGTACGACGATGAAACATCGCAGCGCGAGAACTGGCGCATCATCGCGCAGGCTCGACGCACGCGCGGCGATGAGCAGGGCGCGCGCGCGGCGGAACGGCAGGCCGGCATTTAG